The Camelina sativa cultivar DH55 chromosome 14, Cs, whole genome shotgun sequence genome includes a window with the following:
- the LOC104741512 gene encoding uncharacterized protein LOC104741512 — protein MAERKLNYNVPLLSTRRMQNTSAVSVRRNKSNNFTDYDSTKTSECHPVLVPEMMGLDQVTEPASVPFTWEQAPGRLKGNDFRTQVCDLTQEEEQVYKPCRPPGKAIDGNMTRLQSSKGKQVEESEDDEDDVFSDARDTLSPKDSFSFNNSISGVSGYGVVETKKPLKSCEDTQSWEFMLNRFLPAAKAMTVEQPHYASNRKPSSFMPEPTIQMRELVPGEKQQTPNRYDESIVPSYYHHQDIDDEASENNDDDDDDGGSEYAYLSKRGCGMLPQLCFKDSLTMLNTVPGFKAKHNSLMTSPSHDQVKSSKVSQLKSRFQSVKKLALDSVSKHKLSGKVQSPVHSSIGKKFNSESNLLSPASRSSSPYRHTRCMSPFRSTGNSSPFHPVGFPETRKETENLRANRLSKHTRNISLSQELLYQKSNGSISSLLEKTVYVDTENDPMTEDQYNSNAMTSPEEADMGKKPEANHDLEAFENISIRSGEMVKGDELEKINSGSDWSLLAPPSPKKPSESWLCHNLPSVAASQIHSRRYSFNPQKQDLTENYRNVTKWETIVKTSYMHRDHSRYSEELVAHTSHQSKTCA, from the exons ATGGCGGAGAGGAAACTGAACTACAACGTACCTCTTCTTTCAACAAGACGGATGCAGAACACATCAGCTGTCTCTGTACGTAGAAACAAGAGTAATAACTTCACTGATTATGACTCTACTAAGACAAGTGAATGTCATCCAGTTCTTGTCCCAGAGATGATGGGTTTGGATCAGGTTACTGAACCTGCCTCTGTTCCTTTCACTTGGGAGCAAGCTCCTGGGAGATTAAAGGGTAACGATTTCAGAACACAAGTCTGTGACTTGacgcaagaagaagaacaagtctATAAACCATGTCGTCCACCGGGTAAAGCCATTGATGGAAACATGACAAGATTGCAGAGTTCAAAAGGTAAACAAGTTGAAGAAtcagaggatgatgaagatgatgtgtTTTCTGATGCTCGTGATACACTCTCTCCAAAGGACTCGTTTTCTTTTAACAACAGCATTAGTGGTGTGAGTGGATATGGTGTTGTTGAGACCAAGAAACCACTAAAAAGTTGTGAGGACACTCAATCTTGGGAGTTTATGTTGAACCGGTTTTTACCAGCTGCCAAAGCCATGACTGTGGAGCAGCCTCACTATGCTTCTAATCGCAAACCATCGAGTTTTATGCCTGAACCAACGATACAGATGCGAGAGTTAGTACCTGGGGAGAAGCAGCAAACTCCTAATAGGTATGATGAGTCTATAGTCCCATCTTATTATCACCACCAAGACATAGATGATGAAGCAAGTGagaacaatgatgatgatgatgatgatggaggtTCTGAGTATGCCTACCTTTCAAAGAGAGGTTGTGGGATGTTGCCACAATTGTGTTTTAAAGACTCTCTAACCATGCTGAATACTGTGCCTGGTTTTAAAGCCAAACACAACTCTCTTATGACATCTCCAAGCCATGATCAAGTGAAGTCAAGCAAGGTTTCTCAACTTAAATCTCGATTCCAATCTGTCAAAAAG CTGGCTCTTGATTCAGTTTCTAAACACAAGCTGAGTGGTAAAGTTCAATCACCGGTTCATTCAAGCATTGGGAAGAAGTTTAACTCTGAATCAAACTTGCTTTCTCCTGCAAGTAGGTCTTCATCTCCTTACAGACACACTCGCTGTATGTCACCTTTTCGCAGTACAGGCAATAGTTCTCCTTTTCACCCTGTTGGTTTCCCTGAGACTCGTAAAGAAACTGAGAACCTGAGAGCTAACAGGTTGAGTAAGCATACTAGAAACATAAGCTTGTCTCAAGAGTTACTCTACCAAAAAAGCAATGGTTCGATAAGCTCACTCTTGGAGAAGACAGTATATGTAGACACCGAGAATGATCCCATGACTGAGGATCAGTATAACTCAAATGCCATGACCTCTCCAGAGGAAGCAGACATGGGAAAGAAACCAGAGGCTAATCATGACCTTGAAGCTTTTGAGAATATAAGTATTAGAAGTGGTGAAATGGTGAAGGGTGATGAGTTGGAAAAAATCAATAGTGGTTCAGATTGGTCACTTCTTGCACCACCATCCCCCAAAAAGCCTTCTGAATCTTGGCTTTGTCATAATCTGCCTTCAGTAGCCGCCTCTCAGATCCATTCACGTAGATATTCATTCAACCCCCAAAAGCAGGATCTTACAGAAAACTACAGAAACGTTACTAAGTGGGAAACTATTGTTAAGACTTCCTACATGCACAGAGATCATAGCCGATATTCCGAA GAACTGGTTGCTCATACATCTCATCAATCCAAAACTTGCGCTTGA